In Candidatus Eremiobacterota bacterium, one DNA window encodes the following:
- the acpA gene encoding acid phosphatase, with translation MGAHALSREARTAPPDNRTLTLRAHRAPEESTNVRCFTGHTRRLVAAAVTVVLAAGWGGGASAAPAQGPYKHVIVIYQENWPFDGLYGKFAGANGLSDGAAAIPQIDKVTGAPIATLPQPLIGSVPDPNFAAVAGMPVGPYDASKYVSPAQLTGDLVHRFYQEQSQIDGGKMDKFMTWSDNPGLVFSTFDVSAMPEGRLAARYTLADNGFHSAFGGSFLNHFWLICACTPVFPNAPAAVVATVDGSGKQLALDASGKIVHDGFVTPDGFAVNTAFTVNSPHPKTVPAANLVPNQTLPTIGDRMNDAHVSWKWYAGGWNDALAGNPDPNFQFHHQPFAYFANYADGTPGRAAHLRDESDFLADLNGGTLPDVSFVKPIGANNEHPGYATLVAGQQHVADLVAAIRASRYWNDAAIIISYDENGGRWDHVAPPVVDRWGPGTRVPFILISSRMRSGSVDHKQYETVSILAFVEKVYSLKPLGSRDAAADPFSGTFGQ, from the coding sequence ATGGGAGCGCACGCGCTTTCGCGCGAGGCGCGAACGGCTCCGCCCGATAATCGAACGTTAACGTTGCGCGCGCATCGCGCGCCGGAGGAATCGACGAACGTGCGCTGCTTCACCGGACACACCCGCCGCCTCGTCGCCGCGGCCGTCACGGTCGTCCTCGCCGCCGGCTGGGGCGGCGGCGCAAGCGCCGCACCGGCGCAGGGGCCGTACAAGCACGTGATCGTGATCTACCAGGAGAACTGGCCGTTCGACGGGCTCTACGGGAAATTTGCGGGCGCCAACGGACTGAGCGACGGTGCTGCGGCGATCCCGCAGATCGACAAAGTCACCGGCGCGCCGATCGCGACCCTCCCGCAGCCGCTTATCGGCAGCGTGCCCGATCCGAACTTCGCCGCCGTCGCCGGAATGCCGGTCGGGCCGTACGATGCGAGCAAGTACGTCTCGCCCGCGCAGCTCACCGGCGACCTCGTTCACCGCTTCTATCAAGAGCAGTCGCAGATCGACGGCGGCAAGATGGACAAGTTCATGACCTGGAGCGACAACCCGGGACTGGTGTTCAGCACGTTCGACGTCTCCGCGATGCCGGAGGGTCGCCTCGCCGCGCGGTATACGCTCGCCGACAACGGTTTCCACAGCGCGTTCGGCGGCTCGTTTCTCAATCATTTCTGGCTGATCTGCGCGTGCACGCCGGTCTTCCCGAACGCGCCCGCCGCCGTGGTGGCGACCGTCGACGGGAGCGGGAAGCAGCTCGCCCTCGACGCCAGCGGGAAGATCGTGCACGACGGTTTCGTCACCCCCGACGGCTTCGCCGTCAACACCGCGTTCACGGTCAACAGCCCGCATCCCAAGACCGTGCCGGCCGCGAATCTGGTCCCGAACCAGACGTTGCCGACGATCGGCGACCGCATGAACGACGCGCACGTGAGCTGGAAGTGGTACGCCGGCGGCTGGAACGACGCGCTGGCCGGCAATCCGGACCCGAACTTCCAATTCCACCACCAGCCGTTCGCGTACTTCGCCAACTACGCCGACGGAACGCCGGGCCGGGCAGCGCACTTGCGAGACGAGTCCGACTTCCTGGCCGATCTGAACGGCGGAACGCTTCCCGACGTCTCGTTCGTCAAGCCGATCGGCGCGAACAACGAGCACCCGGGATACGCTACGCTGGTCGCCGGGCAGCAGCACGTCGCGGATCTCGTCGCGGCGATCAGGGCCAGTCGCTACTGGAACGACGCGGCGATCATCATCAGCTACGACGAGAACGGTGGGCGCTGGGACCACGTCGCGCCGCCCGTGGTCGACCGCTGGGGACCGGGAACGCGCGTCCCGTTCATCTTGATCTCCTCGCGGATGCGCTCCGGGAGCGTCGACCACAAGCAATACGAGACCGTCTCGATCCTCGCGTTCGTCGAAAAGGTCTACAGCCTGAAGCCGCTCGGGTCCCGGGACGCCGCGGCCGACCCGTTCTCCGGCACGTTCGGACAATAA
- a CDS encoding MFS transporter, translated as MLQDRVSALAPHAVNAYAAIAAVGALVACVVQIAAGFASDRHRIRAGNRRLFYGAGIALAIPAIVVLPVAPALPALWIAVIALQLGMNVAGGPYQGIVGDYVEAERVGRASSWMSVHQFSGSVVGLLLTTVLHGPLLGIALAACLVAGWAITDRHAASLPPIANVPARLRVDANMRTVIFSRALIHVGFYTLFGFLFFFVRESLHVGLADARTTTGILFLAFTLAGVFGAVAAGRPADRFDKRVVISVACAAIAVAVGAFAAAPTFSIALVCAIGSGFAWGAFFTADWAIAYAVFPRAALASAMGLWNLAVAIPQVVAPAITAPLVDRFDAVSAGLGPRVALVCVIVEFALGTAWLWRLRLRREPSPAE; from the coding sequence GTGCTGCAGGACCGCGTCTCCGCGCTCGCGCCGCATGCCGTCAACGCGTACGCGGCGATCGCCGCCGTCGGCGCGCTCGTCGCGTGCGTCGTGCAGATCGCCGCTGGCTTCGCCTCCGACCGCCATCGGATTCGCGCGGGGAATCGGCGCCTGTTCTACGGGGCCGGGATCGCGCTCGCGATCCCGGCGATCGTCGTCTTGCCTGTCGCGCCGGCGCTTCCCGCACTGTGGATTGCCGTCATCGCGCTGCAGCTCGGGATGAACGTCGCAGGCGGGCCGTACCAAGGGATCGTCGGCGACTACGTCGAGGCGGAGCGGGTCGGGCGCGCCTCGTCGTGGATGAGCGTGCACCAGTTCTCCGGCAGCGTCGTCGGCCTGCTGCTGACGACGGTGCTGCACGGGCCGCTGCTCGGGATCGCGCTGGCGGCGTGTCTCGTCGCCGGGTGGGCGATCACCGATCGCCACGCCGCGAGCTTGCCGCCGATCGCGAACGTTCCGGCCCGGCTCCGCGTCGATGCGAACATGCGCACGGTGATCTTCTCGCGCGCGCTCATCCATGTCGGATTTTACACGCTGTTCGGGTTCTTGTTCTTCTTCGTGCGCGAGTCGCTGCACGTCGGCCTCGCCGATGCGCGGACCACGACCGGAATCCTGTTCCTCGCCTTCACCCTCGCCGGCGTGTTCGGCGCGGTCGCCGCCGGCCGCCCCGCCGACCGCTTCGACAAGCGCGTCGTGATCAGCGTCGCGTGCGCCGCGATCGCAGTCGCGGTAGGCGCGTTCGCCGCCGCGCCGACGTTCTCGATCGCGCTCGTCTGCGCGATCGGCTCGGGCTTCGCGTGGGGCGCGTTCTTCACCGCCGACTGGGCGATCGCGTACGCGGTGTTTCCGCGCGCCGCGCTCGCCTCGGCGATGGGCCTGTGGAACCTCGCGGTCGCGATCCCGCAAGTGGTCGCACCGGCGATCACCGCGCCGCTCGTCGACCGCTTCGATGCGGTCAGCGCCGGGCTCGGTCCACGCGTCGCCCTGGTCTGCGTCATCGTGGAGTTCGCGCTCGGCACCGCGTGGCTGTGGCGGCTGCGGCTGCGGCGAGAGCCCTCGCCGGCCGAATGA
- a CDS encoding multicopper oxidase family protein, giving the protein MPRTLRIVTTLAAAILALLARPSGATDPPRTALPDVFPAIPQVRAEDGVARLTLHVVLDPVSGYPAFSWNAQLGVVPTIRVQPGDTIAMTVVNDMRPFAGRPDDVNVHFHGLTVSPKAPGDDALTTLAHPGQTLRYRVVIPRDHEPGLYWYHPHAHGETYYEVTNGMSGAIVVEGLQRHLPALAAMRERVIVLRDVPTGPGFVDDDMPMNGTAGIARRARIVRSATGPPCRAENGLQPTLNRQADAHIGIAPGERQFFRVVNAAAARYYDLSVDDAVLQLVALDGVPLDAYPGTPPTRTVQHVLIPPAGRAEFVVTAPNHPSVLRSSCVDTGRLGDANPAVVLAHLVDQPASTPPANAALRVGAALPINVLSSPLPPPAARRTIRFTEDERGFYIDGKAFAMDGPPAVVARSGTVEEWTVENATDESHDFHVHQVHFVTESVNGNAVAERTWADTVDVPAQSRSRTGRTNPGRVRLLIDFRDPVVRGTFVYHCHILDHEDRGMMAKIRVL; this is encoded by the coding sequence ATGCCGCGCACGCTCCGCATCGTTACCACGCTGGCCGCCGCGATCCTCGCGCTGCTTGCGCGGCCGTCGGGCGCTACGGACCCGCCGCGCACCGCGCTGCCCGACGTCTTTCCCGCGATTCCGCAGGTGCGCGCCGAAGACGGCGTCGCGCGCCTCACGCTGCACGTCGTGCTCGATCCGGTCTCCGGCTATCCGGCGTTCTCGTGGAACGCGCAGCTGGGCGTCGTGCCGACGATTCGCGTGCAGCCGGGTGACACGATCGCGATGACGGTCGTCAACGACATGCGGCCCTTTGCGGGCCGGCCGGACGACGTCAACGTGCACTTTCACGGGCTCACCGTCTCGCCGAAGGCGCCCGGTGACGACGCGCTGACGACGCTGGCGCATCCCGGCCAGACGCTACGGTACCGCGTAGTCATCCCGCGCGACCACGAGCCCGGACTGTACTGGTACCACCCGCACGCCCACGGCGAGACGTATTACGAGGTCACCAACGGGATGTCGGGCGCGATCGTCGTCGAAGGTCTGCAGCGGCACCTCCCGGCGCTGGCCGCGATGCGGGAGCGCGTGATCGTGCTGCGCGACGTGCCGACCGGTCCCGGCTTCGTCGACGACGACATGCCGATGAACGGCACGGCCGGGATCGCCCGGCGCGCGCGCATCGTGCGCTCCGCGACCGGCCCGCCGTGCCGCGCGGAGAACGGCCTCCAGCCGACGCTCAACCGGCAAGCCGACGCGCACATCGGCATCGCGCCCGGCGAGCGCCAGTTCTTTCGCGTCGTGAACGCCGCCGCCGCGCGCTACTACGACCTCTCGGTCGACGACGCCGTGCTGCAGCTGGTCGCGCTCGACGGCGTCCCGCTGGACGCGTATCCCGGGACGCCCCCGACCCGCACCGTGCAGCACGTGCTGATTCCGCCTGCCGGCCGGGCCGAGTTCGTCGTCACGGCGCCGAACCACCCCTCGGTTCTGCGTTCGTCCTGCGTCGACACGGGCCGGTTGGGCGACGCCAACCCGGCGGTAGTGCTGGCGCATCTCGTCGATCAGCCGGCGAGCACGCCGCCGGCGAACGCTGCGCTGCGCGTGGGAGCCGCGCTGCCGATTAACGTGCTTTCAAGCCCGCTTCCGCCGCCGGCCGCACGGCGCACGATCCGGTTCACCGAGGACGAGCGCGGTTTTTACATCGACGGCAAAGCGTTTGCCATGGACGGTCCGCCGGCCGTCGTCGCGCGCTCGGGAACCGTCGAGGAATGGACAGTCGAGAACGCGACCGACGAGTCGCACGACTTCCACGTCCACCAAGTGCACTTCGTCACCGAATCGGTGAACGGAAACGCCGTCGCCGAGCGAACGTGGGCGGACACGGTCGACGTTCCGGCGCAATCGCGGTCGCGCACCGGGCGAACGAACCCCGGACGCGTCCGGCTGCTGATCGACTTTCGCGATCCGGTCGTGCGGGGAACGTTCGTCTACCACTGCCACATCCTCGATCACGAGGACCGCGGCATGATGGCGAAGATCCGGGTGCTCTGA
- a CDS encoding NTP transferase domain-containing protein encodes MRAVITAGGLVDGAFAAAIGTRVKALAPFGARTLLDVVLDACASAGIDGVAVIGDAEVRAHLGTRESVRIIDAALDGRENVLRALDAWPGERFVYLTSDMPFASAAGLRDVIERSGELALSMALADVDEYAARFPGAPEHSVALSGERVANGNAFVIAPEAVRPAHAFATKLFEARKSLPRLALLLGPSLCLRYVLKRLTIADLEAYGTRRLRVRVGALRGCDPGLCYDVDTLADYTYACAHAEGTA; translated from the coding sequence ATGCGCGCCGTCATCACCGCGGGGGGACTGGTCGACGGAGCGTTCGCGGCAGCGATCGGAACGCGGGTGAAAGCGCTCGCGCCGTTCGGCGCGCGAACGCTGCTCGACGTCGTCCTCGACGCGTGCGCTAGCGCTGGAATCGACGGCGTCGCGGTGATCGGCGATGCCGAGGTGCGCGCGCACCTCGGCACGCGCGAGAGCGTGCGCATTATCGACGCCGCGCTCGACGGGCGCGAGAACGTCTTGCGCGCGCTCGACGCGTGGCCCGGCGAACGGTTCGTCTACCTGACCTCGGACATGCCATTCGCCAGCGCCGCGGGACTGCGCGATGTCATCGAGCGCAGCGGCGAGCTGGCGCTGTCGATGGCGCTCGCCGACGTCGATGAGTACGCAGCGCGCTTCCCCGGCGCGCCGGAGCACAGCGTCGCACTGAGCGGCGAGCGGGTCGCGAACGGCAACGCGTTCGTGATCGCCCCGGAAGCGGTGCGGCCGGCCCACGCCTTCGCGACGAAATTGTTCGAGGCGCGCAAGAGCTTGCCGCGCCTCGCGCTGCTGCTCGGGCCGTCGCTGTGCCTGCGCTACGTGCTGAAACGGCTCACGATCGCGGACTTGGAGGCGTACGGAACGCGCCGGCTCCGCGTGCGCGTCGGCGCGCTGCGCGGCTGCGATCCCGGTCTGTGCTACGATGTTGACACGCTAGCAGACTACACCTACGCCTGCGCGCACGCGGAGGGAACCGCCTGA